The genomic stretch ACGTCACGTAGAAAGCCGGATGGAGTGATGGCTTGGGTGGTTGCGACTTCTCGACGTCTGGGTTGACTGTCGGGAGGGTATCTCGGACCTGCTCGCCAGAGGCGCGAACCTTCTCGTCGACGCCCATCTTTGCAGTCGTTGTGTTGTTAGATCTGAAGGCTCCTCGAGGGCTCGCGGATGGATATCACGTCGATGTCGAGAGAAGGGTAAAAAGCCAACGTCGAGAAATTTGAGACGAGGGTTGGCTGCGGCGCGGCAGGACGTTGTAGGTCGTGCTGCGGTGTGAACAAAACGAGTGGATGGCCAAGCCAGCTGCGACCGTATGGGAAGAAGAACTGCGACAGTGAgctgaggaaggaggagaagtgcGGTGCTAGGGGTGCTAGGAGGCTTTGTTTGTCGGTACTTCTGCTTGGAGTGTGCCTCGTGATGTGTAGGGctgggcgaggttgttgCTTGGATGCTCCTCGACTTGGACTTTTTTTTAGGGGGGGACGCCTGTGACGGGGATGGGGGCAAAGGGAGCGTCAGGTTCTCGAAAGGGGAACGCGGGTTGTGGGTAAAAAGCGACAGGGGGaaccggtggtggtggtgggcacTCGGCGGTGCTGGGATGGGTTGCGTTCTGTCAAGGGTGGCCAATCACAGCTTTATCTGGGAAATTGGCCCTGGCTGCGAACAGATTACGGATTACGCTCCCATACGTAACCAACTGCAACCGTCAAAAAGACTGGACTCGACCCTCGAGCATCGACCATCGTGACAGCGCAAGGGCAGTCAATTCACACAGTCACTTGTCTCTATTACTTGGTGTCTTCTTCTGCCACAGGCAGAGAGCCAGAAACACACAAAGATGGCACCGTGGGCGGTCAAGTCCAGGGCTTACTCCTCGTCACAGTCGTGCATTGATACGGCCCGCTTCGGCCACAGCACCTACCACGGTCTTCAAGCTAGCCAACGGGCAGACAAACGCTTAAACACAGCGGGAACTAAGCCAAATCAGGCAATGTGCCTTTGTTCCAAGACCTGCCATCATAGCATGGGCATGAATCCTACCAGGGACAGGAAATGAAGTTGACGACATCACGGTCATGGATAGATCTACGCGAGAGATATAACTAAAAAAGCAGATTAAAGATCCGATACAAGTGGGTGGCCGATCACGTCAACTTCAACATCTACCAAACCTCACAAACCTGGTCAGGGGCGATAGAAACAGGATGTGTCAAATCAGCAGCCATCCGAGGGCCACATGTTGCTCTGTACCATATCTCAAAAGCCAATGGCTGTTGAGTCTTCAATGTTTCCTATCTTTGGAACCCGAAAATCTCCATCGATACTCCAGTTCAGCCAGCAGCCTGAGACGTGATCATTGGAAGTCGTGGAGTAGTCCTTACGAATCTGCAGCATTATTATTAGTGTAGCGATATGTAGATCGAGCAAAGTTCAGTCCAGTCTGCCCCATCGCACTGGTTCATGTTTCCctgactttttttttctgtttgaTGTCCGTGTCCAACAATAGAAGAGCGGCATTCTCCGGCGGGGTCCAAaggcatggcatggcatcaGTCGTCAAGACGGCCGCCGCAGTCTCGAGTTTTAAGTTTCTAGCCATTGACGAAATGTTTGTTGTTCCGGGAGAATCTTCTACATCTGAATACATGGTCATTTGCTTCAGCTCGCTGTACGAAACAGTCGATGAACTGCAGCTCGCCGGGGCCGTCACGAAACAGCACCGGAGGAAAGCCGTCGGACCTGTGGCTCGTCGGATGTCTGAATCGTACGGCCATATTAACATGGATTTTCTGCGAGGTTGTCTTTATAGGCTGTTGAGGCAAGCTGCCTTGAAACAAGTTCGATGGGTACAAGAGCTGGGATCCCTTTGCGGAAAGCTCTTAAAGAAGCTTACtgtcctccctcttcttgctgctgcaacCCGTAACTTGGTGAGGCCGTGTTACTCGGTCTGTAACAATAGCCAGGACAAGGTTGCtcgatgttgttgtttgtttcttgTTGGGGCCCGTTTGAAGCCGTTGAGCTAGGGATTAACATGCGGCCACGCAGCCCATTGCTGATCATAGTTGACCGCCCCATGGAGTTGAAACGTTGAAACAGGCGCAGCTTTGGAGCTCATGTGCCGGTCCCAGCCCAGTCCGACGCagcagaagaggaggtcaTACAGGACCAGTTGGAGATGCACATGCAGCACAAGCTCTTTTGCCTCTCGGGATCTCGCATGCATGTATGCATCTGTGACCTCTGTGCCCCTCATCATGACACTGACACTGAGGATTTTTGGAGGCGTGCTGAAGGCTGGAGTGTCTCCGTAAAGCTTGTCAACTCGAAACTGGGCGTTCCCTGCTTGCTGCGGGCTGTTTGCTGTGAGAGGCTTCCCCACCATGTCGTCTGGAATCGCATCTCCTCATTTTAATGTCCTGGGGTGGTGCAGAGTGGGCGTTGCGGTTGGTGGTTCGGATGCGAGTCTGCGATAACCGCCTGTCAATCTGTGTTGCAGTCATTTTACTTTTTCATAATAACCAGCGTCgaaaaacaaaaataaaTCAGCGGAAAAGTACCGAcaggcacacacacacacacacacacacacacacacacacacacacacacacacacacacacacacacacacaggCACACACAGGTACTTGTACAGAAC from Podospora pseudopauciseta strain CBS 411.78 chromosome 3, whole genome shotgun sequence encodes the following:
- a CDS encoding hypothetical protein (EggNog:ENOG503NVXV; COG:E; COG:G); the encoded protein is MGVDEKVRASGEQVRDTLPTVNPDVEKSQPPKPSLHPAFYVTIWISLSSSVILFNKWILSTLGFGKDAYNQECTRKQNTC